The Chanodichthys erythropterus isolate Z2021 chromosome 12, ASM2448905v1, whole genome shotgun sequence genome contains a region encoding:
- the LOC137032835 gene encoding zona pellucida sperm-binding protein 3-like codes for MPAQMPDQSVLGFAPNMFQNLIESRGPAPVAPWRPAPAMGQMQPQSQRTNYAPVPLQPSQPLRSQVNSGLIKPEQTVETFSQTQQGLQKPIPGPDLYPDLKDELVMGPEFVPESPEPANTVEVHCGEVSVKVQVKQDFLGNNQFINPSDLTLGGCPSVGFDDQARIVAFESALQECGSTLTMTEDSLVYSFVLVYSPSPLPNTPIVKTNEAMVAIHCIYPRKHNVSSNALHPTWIPYAAVKSGEEHLHFSLKLMTDDWRYERPSNAYFLGDFINLEASVVRANHVPLRVFVESCAATLGPSGETTTIYTFIENSGCMVDAKLTNSRSRFMPRIQDDKLQFQIEAFRFNQDSHGSIYITCHLKATTTSSPIDIMNKACSFVQETNSWTAANGDNQVCDCCETSCITRKGRSLDSDDSMLEDEATIGPIIVQEPQPIEEEPLLQIGESSQVSSKDAEYSIELVLVTALVVTVVILCVIILGTLFYQRRQKLPALICE; via the exons ATGCCAGCGCAAATGCCTGATCAAAGTGTGTTAGGCTTTGCACCCAACATGTTTCAAAACCTTATTGAATCCAGGGGACCTGCACCTGTGGCTCCTTGGAGACCTGCCCCAGCAATGGGGCAAATGCAACCACAATCCCAGAGAACCAACTACGCACCCGTCCCCCTTCAGCCTAGCCAGCCTTTGCGAAGCCAAGTGAATTCTGGACTTATAAAACCTGAGCAAACAGTTGAGACGTTCTCACAAACCCAACAGGGACTCCAGAAGCCCATTCCAGGTCCTGATCTCTATCCTGACCTCAAGGATGAGTTGGTTATGGGGCCAGAGTTTGTACCTGAGTCGCCAGAGCCTGCAAACACCGTGGAGGTTCATTGTGGTGAGGTCTCTGTCAAAGTGCAGGTGAAGCAAGATTTCCTGGGAAACAATCAGTTCATCAACCCCTCTGATTTGACGCTGGGTGGTTGTCCATCTGTTGGATTTGATGACCAGGCCAGGATTGTTGCCTTTGAATCAGCATTACAAGAATGTGGAAGCACACTAACG ATGACTGAAGATTCACTTGTTTATTCCTTTGTTTTGGTGTATTCACCTTCACCTCTTCCTAACACACCTATTGTGAAGACCAATGAAGCTATGGTTGCAATTCATTGCATCTACCCAAG GAAACACAATGTGAGTAGTAATGCATTGCATCCCACCTGGATTCCATATGCTGCAGTGAAATCTGGCGAAGAACATCTACACTTTTCCCTTAAGCTCATGACTG ATGACTGGAGGTATGAGCGACCCTCAAACGCCTACTTTCTGGGAGATTTCATAAACCTGGAAGCCTCAGTGGTCCGTGCTAATCACGTTCCCCTGCGGGTGTTTGTGGAAAGCTGCGCTGCTACTTTGGGCCCCAGCGGGGAAACCACCACCATCTACACGTTCATCGAGAACAGCGG ATGCATGGTGGATGCCAAGCTGACAAATTCCAGATCCAGGTTCATGCCCAGGATACAGGATGACAAGTTACAATTTCAGATAGAGGCATTCAGATTTAACCAAGATTCCCATGGATCG ATCTACATCACTTGTCATTTAAAGGCTACTACAACATCCAGCCCCATTGATATTATGAACAAGGCCTGCTCATTTGTTCAAGAAACAAACAG CTGGACTGCTGCAAATGGAGACAATCAAGTGTGTGACTGTTGTGAGACCAGCTGCATCACGAGGAAGGGCAGAAGTCTGGATTCTGATG ATTCCATGTTGGAAGATGAGGCTACTATTGGACCGATTATTGTCCAGGAGCCACAACCAATTGAGGAAGAGCCTTTACTGCAAATTGGAGAGTCTTCTCAGGTGTCATCGAAAGATGCAG AGTACTCCATCGAGTTGGTGCTCGTGACTGCTCTGGTGGTCACAGTTGTAATCTTGTGTGTCATTATCCTTGGAACGTTGTTTTACCAAAGACGTCAGAAACTGCCTGCGCTGATTTGTGAATGa